A single genomic interval of Antechinus flavipes isolate AdamAnt ecotype Samford, QLD, Australia chromosome 1, AdamAnt_v2, whole genome shotgun sequence harbors:
- the NSA2 gene encoding ribosome biogenesis protein NSA2 homolog gives MPQNEYIELHRKRYGYRLDYHEKKRKKESREAHERSKKAKKMIGLKAKLYHKQRHAEKIQMKKTIKMHEKRNTKQKNDEKTPQGAVPAYLLDREGQSRAKVLSNMIKQKRKEKAGKWEVPLPKVRAQGETEVLKVIRTGKRKKKAWKRMVTKVCFVGDGFTRKPPKYERFIRPMGLRFKKAHVTHPELKATFCLPILGVKKNPSSPLYTTLGVITKGTVIEVNVSELGLVTQGGKVIWGKYAQVTNNPENDGCINAVLLV, from the exons CCACAAAATGAATACATAGAGTTACATCGAAAGCGGTATGGCTACCGCTTGGATTaccatgaaaaaaagagaaagaaggaaagccgAGAGGCTCATGAACGgtcaaagaaagcaaagaaaatgattGGTCTAAAGGCCAAACTCTACCATAAACAGCGTCATGCTGAGAAGATTCAGATGAAAAAGAC TATCAAGATGCATGAAAAGAGAAATACCAAGCAAAAGAACGATGAAAAAACTCCCCAAGGAGCAGTGCCTGCATATCTGCTAGACAGAGAGGGACAGTCCCGAGCCAAAGTCCTTTCCAACATGATTAAACAGAAACGAAAAGAGAAAGCT GGTAAATGGGAAGTACCCTTGCCAAAAGTTCGGGCCCAGGGAGAAACAGAAGTATTAAAGGTTATTCgtacaggaaaaagaaagaagaaggctTGGAAGAGAATGGTTACTAAAGTCTGTTTTGTTGGGGATGGCTTTACTCGAAAACCACCAAAATATGAAAGATTTATTAGACCAATG GGTTTGCGTTTTAAGAAGGCTCATGTAACTCATCCTGAACTTAAAGCTACTTTTTGCCTGCCCATACTTGGTGTGAAGAAGAATCCCTCCTCCCCATTATATACAACTTTGGGTGTTATTACCAAAGGGACTGTCATTGAAGTGAATGTGAGTGAGTTGGGTCTTGTGACACAAGGAGGCAAAGTTATCTGGG gaaaatacgCACAGGTTACCAACAATCCAGAAAATGATGGATGCATAAATGCTGTCTTGCTTGTTTAA